From the genome of Candidatus Omnitrophota bacterium:
CAGGAAAGGTCTTATTTGAAGACCCCGGGCCCGCAGTCACAGGCGACAGAGCGTACCAGGGGGTACACTATAGTGGTCGGGACGTTCTCGAATAAAGATAATGCCGCAGCCATGGTGAGCCGCATCAAAAAGAACGACGGGTTAAGCGCTTTCCTGATACAGGGCGATTCGTATTTTCAGGTGTGCATAGGGAATTATCCGGACAAAGAGAGCGTACAATCGAAAAAGGCGCTTGCCCGGATAGCCCAGAGATACAAGGGCGCCTATTTCAAACTATCCAGGTAACTAAATAAGATCGGAGGTAATGATGTCACAGCATCCCAGCTTGCGCTCATCGGAAAAGGACAAACAACAGAGGACCGTCCTTAAGCGTTATGAACGGATCAAATCCCTCAAGGAGAAGGAGAAGTGGAAAGACGGGGACTCCGTCTTCGGTCTTCCCAAGGTAAGGGTCATGCGCTTCAAGATCAAGAAAGAGAAGGCCGCCGCAGCCGAAGGCACTGAAGCCGTCGCCGGCGCCGAGACCGCTGCCGCACCGGCCGCTCCTGGAAAGACCGCTGCCGCCGCTCCGGGAAAGGCCGCACCGGCCGCCAAGGCCCCGGGCGCCAAAGATACGGCAAAGACGAAGGAAGCGGAAGGCAAGAAATAAGAGACAGCAAAATCTTATGAAGAAGATACAGCTATCCCTGCCGGGCAGGAGTTACGATATCCTTATCGGCAGAGGCCTGACATATGACTGCGGGGCCGCCATACGGGGCCTCAGGATAGGGAGAGATGCCGTTGTCGTCACCAATGAACGGCTCTTCGCGCTTTACGGAAAGGCGATAAGGGCATCGCTCAGACGGGCCGGGCTCTCGGTGCATTTCGAGCTCGTG
Proteins encoded in this window:
- a CDS encoding small basic protein; this translates as MMSQHPSLRSSEKDKQQRTVLKRYERIKSLKEKEKWKDGDSVFGLPKVRVMRFKIKKEKAAAAEGTEAVAGAETAAAPAAPGKTAAAAPGKAAPAAKAPGAKDTAKTKEAEGKK